The sequence below is a genomic window from Clostridia bacterium.
TACGGGAAGGAATTCCATTTTACAATTACCACAAATGGATTGCTGCTGGACGAATGCTCTATAGATTTTATCAATGAATATATGGATAACGTAGTTATAAGCATAGACGGCAGAAAGCAAGTGCACGATGCAATACGTTATGACAGAGAGCACAGGGGATCTTACGATAGGATACTCGATAATGCATTGAATCTTGTGCACAAGAGAGGGAACAAGCAGTACTTTATACGAGGTACTTTTACAGCAAATAATCTTGACTTTGGTGAGGATGTATTTCATCTTGCAGATCTAGGCTTTGATGAGATTTCCATAGAGCCGGTTGTTGGAAGTGGGAGACCTTTTGATATCAAAGAAGAGCATCTTGATGTTATAAAGAAAGAATATGAAGATTTGGCGATTAGATATTTGGATAGAATAAAGCGAGGAAAACCGTTTGTTTTTTATCATTTTAATCTTGATATATTTGAGAGCCCATGCATATATAAACGGATCACCTCATGTGGTGCCGGGTATGAATATTTTGCAGTATCTCCCAAAGGCGAACTTTATCCTTGTCACCAGTTTGTAGGCCAGCCGGAATTTGTGATGGGGGATATCTATAAGGGCATAAATAATGGTCAAATGAGCAAGCTTTTTAGAGATAATAATGTGCTCAATAAAACTGAATGTAGAGATTGTTGGGCCAAGTACTATTGTTCAGGAGGATGTCACGCCAATGCATATTATTCGAATGGCGATATATCTGATCCAAATCGTATAGCTTGTGAGATGCAGAAAAAAAGAATAGAATGTGCTATCATGATCCAGGCGGCAAAAAGTACGATTTAATATAAATCCCGAGGGTATATTTTCACCTCGGGATTTTGTATTTTAGGATAAATTTTCTTTGGGCATAGTGTTTGTTTTAGATTTTAAAGGCATTTCTATATCCACAGTAGATAACCCAAGCACATATAACATGGGACAAAATTTAGTCACTCCCTCTGCAACTTTTAT
It includes:
- the scfB gene encoding thioether cross-link-forming SCIFF peptide maturase, which produces MIHVFSLNGYNIVLDVNSSTIHLVDDIMYDILNEFDDMPSMDSIAREFEDRYDISQLRECYDDINQLYQQGTLYSSDFDQSLLKKTNHKNNYVKALCMHVAHDCNLRCEYCFASKGDYKTDRGLMPKQVAFECIDFLAQNSGARKNIEVDFFGGEPLMNFDVVKDAVLYAKDKQEEYGKEFHFTITTNGLLLDECSIDFINEYMDNVVISIDGRKQVHDAIRYDREHRGSYDRILDNALNLVHKRGNKQYFIRGTFTANNLDFGEDVFHLADLGFDEISIEPVVGSGRPFDIKEEHLDVIKKEYEDLAIRYLDRIKRGKPFVFYHFNLDIFESPCIYKRITSCGAGYEYFAVSPKGELYPCHQFVGQPEFVMGDIYKGINNGQMSKLFRDNNVLNKTECRDCWAKYYCSGGCHANAYYSNGDISDPNRIACEMQKKRIECAIMIQAAKSTI
- a CDS encoding DUF2892 domain-containing protein; the protein is MHIQKNVGILDSYIRIASGLMMLGYGISKSSSIMTGFGAIKVAEGVTKFCPMLYVLGLSTVDIEMPLKSKTNTMPKENLS